From Brevinematales bacterium:
TAATATCGAGGCCTTCATTAGTTGTTCTTGATGAACCTGTTTCTTCACTTGATGTTTCAATTAGATCTCAAATCCTAAACTTATTGGTTGATATAAAAAAGCAGTATAAATTGAGTTATCTTTATATATCTCATGATATATCTACGACTAGGTTTATATCAGATTATCTTATGGTTTTGTATAAAGGTAGAGTTATGGAGGTAGGGCTTTCTGAGAAGATATTTAGTAATCCTAAAAATCCTTACACTCTTTTTCTATTATCTTCAGTCCCAGGACAGAAGATAGTAAAAGATTTTCAGAATCTTAATAGAGATGAAGAAGGAAATGGTTGCCCTTTTTATTCAAGATGTCCTGTGGCTACAGAAATATGTAAGAAACAATTTCCTCAACCTTTTAAATTAGAAGATGATCATGTTTCCTACTGTCATAACTTGTGATAACTTTGAACTTTTTTATTAAAGTTGAATAGCAACAGTTGATTATCTATTTGAAGGTTGATTTATTGGGTAGTTGAAAAAAGTTTCAATTATTTTTTAAAATTCAAAATTAAGGGTATTAACTCTAAAAGTAGTAAATTTGTTTCTTCGAAAAAATAAATAGGGAGGTTAGTATGAATAGGTTTTCTGATAGAATAAAAGAAAATTTAAATGCTCTGCTTTATGATTTCAGGAGGTGGTTAAAAATTAAAAACTCTGAAATACAGAAGTGGGGGCACGAAAAGTTAACTATAATGTTTGTTCCTCATTCTGAAAAGAGAGTTATAACGATTCATATATCCAATTTTGCATTACTTTTTGTTTCTATAATTCTATCAATTATTGTTGTAACATCAATTATTGCAGTTTCGAATAGAAAGATGACAGATCAAAAGGTTATAAGACTTGAAAAACAGAATGAGATTAAGGATCAGTATATAAACAATTTCATCAATAATGCTAATCTTCTCAAGGACAGATTTGCTAGCTTTAGGTCTGATGTGAATAAGATATTTTCTCTAACTACTTTGCAAAACGTAAATAGTGAGATAAAGTATCCAGAGAAACAAGAAGAAGATAAAACACCTATTTCTTCTGTTGATGATGTTATATATAACAAGCCGAAAGAAATTGATGAACTTTATAAACTGAGAAAGGAAATAGAAATATACAAAATACAGATACAGAAATTTGCTAAGTTTGTTGAGAATTCTCAAAATGTTATAAAATATATACCTTCAGTTTGGCCAATAAAGGATGGTAGTGGACATATAACTTCAAAATTTGGTTATAGAAGAGATCCATTTATGAATGTAGCTAAATTTCATTCAGGTATCGATATAGCTCATTGGCCTGGAACGCCAGTTATAGCGACAGCAGATGGTGTTGTTTCCTCAGCAGGTTGGTCTGGTGGCTATGGGAAAGTTGTAAAGATATCTCATAAATATGGATTTGTTTCAGTTTATGGACATCTTATGTCCATTTATGTATCTGAGGGACAATTTGTTAGAAAAGGGCAGATTATAGGTTCTGTTGGAATGTCCGGTAGAGCAACAGGTTATCACTTGCATTATGAAGTTAGAATAGGTACAGAACTAGTTGATCCGATGCCTTACTTGTCTATCAGATTGTTTGAGTAGTCTAATAGTTATGTTTAGTAGGAGATTTGGAATCAATCGAAGAATGGGAATTATTTTTTATGACATTTTTAAGGTTTTATAATTGATTACTTTCCAAAATTCCTTGAAGACAAAAAGTCTAATGATCTATACTTGTTTAATATGATAGATATTTATAGCTATAGGAAGCTCAAATTGAAGAAAAAGAAAGTAAGAAATTGGGTTTTACTAGCTTTGATACTAGTTACATCTTTTATAACATTGGCGTTACTGAGTTCAATAAGTAGTAATTCATTTCAATCTTCTTACCACAACATAGTAGTTTCGAGTAACACCATAATAGTTAACTTGACAAAGTTAGATTTAGATAGTACTGTTTGGGATGATATTTCAAAGCATATAAATAGTAAGGATTCTTTTGTGAAGATAATTATGGAGGGTAATGTGGTTGCTTATTATTCTTGTACTAATCCTGAAATATCTGTTTTGAATGCGAAAAAAGAGCAAGATTTAGCAATGAATGTATCTTTACATCTTCTTAGGAAAGGTTTCAATATAAAAAACTATGGTAACTTTCCGTTAACTTTGGAAAACTCTTACATACTTAATAGAACTCCGAATAAAGAAGTAGTTTATGCTATATCGAAAATTTTGAAAATAAAAGTAGTGTCAAATTTTGTTTTTGATGAAAATTTAAAAGATGACACCTCAGGTATAATTGTAATACTTGGTAAAGACTTTGACGTTAAGAGAATGGAAAATTGATTTTTTGATAGATCTTTGCAATGACATTATTTCGAGAAATCATTTAAGTAAACTAATCGATTTTTTGTAGAACTTGAGATTGAAAGAATATGTATTTTTCTTAAAACATTCTTATTGATTATGGAGGTATAATGTATGCCGAGATTAAGGAGTAGTGATTTTGATGGTTACCACAGAGCACCTAATAGATCTCTAATGAGAGCAGTTGGTTTTAAGGATGAAGATTTTACAAAACCACTTATAGGTATTGCGTCAACATGGGCAGAAATAACTCCATGTAATATTCATATTAATGATTTAGCGAGAGAAGCAAAAAGAGGCATAATTGAGAATGGTGGAGCAGCTATGATATTCAATACAATAACTGTAGCAGATGGTATTGCTATGGGAACGGAAGGGATGAGATATAGCCTTCCGAGTAGAGAAATAATAGCAGATAGCGTTGAAGATGTTGTGAATGCTGAAAGGTTTGATGCGGTTATTGGTATAGGAGGGTGTGATAAGAATATGCCGGGTTTGATGATGGCATTTTTCAGACTTGACTTGCCTTCCATATTTCTTTATGGTGGTACTATAAGACCCGGTAAATATAAGGGAGTTGATATTGATATAGTTAGTGTATTTGAAGCTGTGGGTCAGTTTAATGCAGGTAAGATATCAAAAGAAGACCTTATTGAAATAGAGAAGAGAGCATTACCTGGTCCTGGATCTTGTGGTGGTATGTATACTGCAAATACTATGGCTATGGCTATCGAAGCAATGGGATTTAGTTTACCTAATAGTTCTTCTAATTATGCGGAAAGTCCTGAAAAAATGAGAGATGCTTACGAGTCGGGTAAAAAAATAGTAGAATTAGTCGATAAGTGGTTAACTCCTAGTAAGATTGTTACTAAGAAATCGTTTGAAAATGCTATTGCTATGGTTCAAGCTATGGGTGGTTCAACTAATGCTGTATTACATCTACTTGCTATGGCTCATACGATAGGGGTGGATCTTAATATTGATGACTTTGAGAGAATAAGAAAACGAGTACCCCATATAGCAGATCTAAAACCTAGTGGCAAGTATGTTATGGAAGATGTATACAGGATAGGTGGTATAGCACCAATAATGAAAATGCTTCTAAAAGAAGGATTGTTGCATGGAGATGCTATGACTATAACTGGCAAAACATTGGCTGAAAACCTTGAAGCTTTTCCTGATTTCAATGAAGCACAAGAAGTTGTGAGAAGTTTGAAAAATCCCTTGAAACCAGAGGGACCTCTTGTGATACTTTATGGTAGTTTAGCACCAGAAGGAGCTGTCGCAAAGGTTTCGGATATCAAAGATAAGTTCTTCAGAGGACCTGCCAAAGTATATGATTCAGAAGAAGAATGTACAAAAGCATTACTTTCTGATCAAATTAAAGAGGGAGATGTTGTTGTTATAAGATACGAAGGACCAAAGGGAGGTCCTGGTATGAGAGAGATGTTACAACCAACGTCTATAATAGCAGGTAAAGGACTTATAGGTAAGGTTGCTTTGATAACAGATGGTAGATTTTCTGGGGGATCTCATGGATTTATAATTGGACATGTTTCACCGGAGGCTCAAGTTGGAGGTCCTATAGCACTGGTTAAAAACGGGGATGTAATATCGATTGATCTTGAAAAAAGAGAAATAAACCTTGAGGTATCAAAAGAAGAACTCGATAGAAGAAGAAAAGAATGGAAAGAACCTGAACTAAAGTATAAAAAAGGGGTCCTATATAAGTACGCCAAGCTGGTTTCTTCTGCATCAAAAGGTGCTGTAACTGATGCTTAGTCAAAATCCAAAAATCAAAAAAGCTCCTCTTTTTGACAGAGAGGAGCTTTTTAATAATATAACTCCAAGACAGTAGGTAAATTTTTAAATTTTGTTCTTATATAATTGACCCCCCAAACGTTAGAAAGCTTAGTATCTTTGGAAAATGAACGCTAAACGATAATACAATACCAGCAAATCATCTACTTTTAGATTGGCGAGGTTTTGTAGTAATTTATGAGGATAAAATATACTAAAATTTCAGTAAAAACTTAGTTTTCAGATTGCGAGTTGTTTTCTTTTTTCCATTCCTGTATTTTGCTTTCAAGTTTTTCTATAGAAAAGTATGGTTCAAGAACTCCGTCAACTATCGCAGCAGGGGCAACTCCACAAGCTCCAACACACCTTGCTGACATAAAACTCACGAGGTTATCTTTTGTAGTTTGGCCTAAATCCGTATCATACTTTTCCTTCATATACTCAACTATCTTATTAGCACCTTTCACATAGCAGGCAGTTCCCATACAGAGGACTATGACATGTTTACCTTGAGGTTTAAGTTTGAAGAAATGGTAGAATGTTACAACGCCGTAAACATAGGACTTTGGAAGTTTCAAGGCGTTTGCTATGTATGTTAGGACTTCATCTGTTAAAAATCCGAATGCTTCTTGAGCCTTATGTAATATTTCTATTAAAGAATCTTTCCTGTATTGGTGTAATTTGAGCTGACCTTCTATTATCTTCCATCTCTTATCAACTTGTTGTCCACTTTTAACAGTTTCCATACCTGCACCTCTGAGTTTAATTATTTAGAATGATAGCTTTTTTATTCTATCTTTGTTTTTACTACTACTAAACTAGTAGGTTTTTATTTCGTTTAATTTTCTTACTTCAACTACTAGAATACCAAGGTTGCCATATATATTTACGATTTTTCCAAAGATTATAACTTCTTCGTTGGTATTTATGATTTCCTTTGATACAGCTTTTATCCAATTTTTTGAGGACAGAATTGTATAAAGATTATATCTTTTACCACTTTTCGTATGTACTTCAAGATTATCATTATAAACTTTACCAGAAATTGCTACAAAATTTATCTTCATAGCAAAACCTCCTAATAGATAATTAAACAATTAAAATTGAGAAATTGTTACATAAAAGTGTTCTTAAAAGTAATAAACACACAAAATTTTAGACTTTATTGGAATTGGGATGAGTTTATTGAAATCCAAACTTGATACAAGTTAAAATTGTATAAAGGAGAAGTGTATGGATAAATTTTACACCGACGAGGTTGCTTTAACCTTTGATGATATTCTTATACTACCTGGAGAGTCAAATGTATTGCCTAGCGAGGTTGATACTTCAACAATGCTTACAAGGAATATTAAATTATCAATACCTATTGTAAGTGCTGCTATGGATACTGTTACTGATTCTAGAATGGCTATTTCTATGGCTCAACTTGGGGGTATTGGTATAATCCATAGAAATCTTTCTATAGAAGATCAAGTAAAGGAAGTCATAAAAGTAAAGAGGTTCGAAAACATCATGATAAATGATCCTATAGTTGTAAAGCAAGACGAGGATATTTCAAATGCTATTAGGATTATGGAACAAAACAACATATCCGGTTTGATAGTTGTTGATGGAGGTAATAAGGTTGTTGGTATATTAACCAGGCGAGATGTTAGAGCAAGTGAGGGGAGGGGCAAAGTTAGTGATGCTATGACTCCAAGAGAGAGATTAGTTTTTTCTTATGAAGGTATATCAATAGATGAAGCTAGATCGATTATGCTGAAGAATAGAGTTGAGAAGTTACCAGTAGTAGATAAGGAATTTAGGATAAAAGGGCTTATTACTATGAAAGATATGGAGAAAATACAGAGTAACGATACTTCTTCAAAAGATGGTAAAGGTAGATTAAGAGTAGGTGCTGCAGTAGGTACTAGTGAACAGGATAAAGATAGAGTTTATGAACTTGTTAAAGCGGAGGTTGATGTGATAGTTATTGACACTGCTCATGGTCATACTACTAGAGTTAGGGAAATGCTAAAATACATAAAAAACAAGTTTGATGTTGATGTAATAGCAGGCAACGTAGCTACTTACGAAGGTGCTAAATTTTTAATAGATTCAGGAGTAGATGCTGTTAAAGTAGGTATAGGGCCAGGTTCCATATGTACGACAAGAGTTGTTACAGGTGTTGGAGTACCTCAGATATTTGCTATTATGGAAGCATCCAGAATAGCTAAAAAGGAAAATATACCAGTAATAGCGGATGGAGGTATAAAATATTCAGGTGATATAGCAAAAGCCATAGCAGCAGGTGCTGACAGTGTTATGCTAGGAAGTCTTTTAGCGGGTACTGATGAAAGCCCAGGAGAAATGATAATCTACAAAGGTAGAAGCTACAAGATATATAGGGGTATGGGATCTCTAGGAGCAATGATGTCGGGATCAAATAGATATCCTCAAGGAGTTCCCGGAAAGTATGTACCTGAAGGTATCGAAGGAATGGTACCATATAAAGGTCCGCTGAAAGAAACAATTTATCAACTTATAGGTGGATTAAAATCGTCAATGGGATACATAGGAGCGGCTAATATAAAAGAATTACAAACCAAAGCTAGATTTGTTAGGATTACTAACGCAGGATTACGAGAAAGTCATCCCCATGATATCATAATAACAAAAGAAGCACCGAATTACAATACCTCTTCATTAAATGATAACCTTTAATACCTATACTAGATTGGTCTAGAAAATACTTTTGGAGCTATATTATCTATGTTGTAACGATTAATTGGACTTCTACCTAAATTACCAAGTAAAAATTAAATTGTTTCCTGCTTAAATATACTATTGTTCTGTTTAAGGATATTTTTGTTTATGTTTAAAATTAGACTGTGAGGTTAAATTGTGTAAAAAATTGTTAGTTGTACCAATAGTGTTACTGGTAACTTCCAGCGTTAGAAGATTTTAGCTTTTGTTGGAGTTTTGATTGTTTACAAGTTTGGATAATGTTCTTGAAAGAAGTGATTTTATTTTCTCAGGAATCCTGTTAAATATTCTTCCATTGGTGATGAAGGTTCAGCAAATATCTTTTCAGAAGGCAGACCTGAGAGATATGCTATTCTACCTGCTTCTATTGCTTTTGCGAAAGCTATGGCGGTTTTTACGGGATCTTTTGATGTTGCTATTGCAGTATTTATTAGTATAGCATCTACTCCTATTTCCATTGCTTCTGCAGCCTGAGATGGTTTACCTATACCTGCATCAACTATAACGGGTACATCGAGTTCATTTTTTATCATCTCGATAAAGTACTTGGTGATTAATCCTTTGTTAGTTCCGATAGGTGCTCCTAAAGGCATAACGCAGACAGCCCCAGCTTTAACCATATATCTGGCAGAAACTAAATCTGGCATCATGTAAGGAAAAGGTTTAAATCCTTCGTTTGCTAACATTTCGCATGCTCTTATTACTTCTCTATTATCAGGCATAAGATATTTAGTATCAGGTATTATTTCAACCTTTATAAGATTACTACCAAGAAGTTCTCTGCCAATTTTAGCTATTTTTAGTGCTTCTTCTGCATTTCTAGCTCCAGATGTGTTTACAAGTATCTTTACCCCCTCTGGTATATAATCTTTTAAGGGTTTCTGGGTACCATCTCTTGCTCGTCTTACTGCGACTGTTACCATCTCGCAGCCAGTGTTAGATATTATTTCTGGTATGTATTCATAACTGCTAAACTTGCCTGTACCTATTATTAGTCTATTTTTAAGTGTTATGTCACCTATTATGAGTTGATCCATTATCCACCTCCCATTATTGTAAGAATTTCTATATCGTCACCTTCTTTAATAGTTAGTTCTGGAATTTTGCTTTTTGGTACTATTTCGCCGTTTAGTACTACCACATAACTGTGTATGTTGTATCCTAGCTTTTCAAGGATTTCTTTTAGATTTTCCAGATTTACCTCAGTTTTTTGCCCATTTATAGTTACCTTCATTGAATAAATTTAATAAACTTCAGGTTTTTTTTTCAACAAAGTATGCTATGATGAATGAGTATAAACTTTTGAATTTTTTTATTTTCAATAATCAGTAGTTTGGGAAATTATCAAAATCACTGTAGTTTATCATACCTATATCTTTCTGAAGTAAAAGGTTATGTTAATTTTAGATTTTACTAAGAGATAGAGTAGAAATTGTTATTTGCTTAACAACTTAGTTAGAATTTCGTTTACGAGTTTTGGGTTTGCTTTTCCTTGAGTTTTTTTCATGACTTGGCCTACCAGAAATCCTAGTACATTAGTTTTACCTGATCTATATTTTTCAGTTTCTAATGGGTTTTCTTGGATAACCTCTTTGCATATTTTTTCTATTTCAGAAGCATCAGAGACTTGTATGAGTCCTTTTTCTTCGACGATCTTTGAGGGAGATTTTAAAGTTTTTATCATTTCCGGGAATATATCCTTTGCTATTTTTATACTTATCTTGTTATCCTCAACCATATTTAGTAGTTCTGATATGTGTTCTGGTTTTACACCGAAAGACGATATTTCTATTTTTTCTTCGTTTAGATATCTCATTACTTCACTCATAATCCAATTTGAAACTTTTTTAGGATCGCCTTTGAAGCTTTTTACTACCTTTTCAAAGTAATCTGCTAGACTTTTATCTTCTGTCAGTAGTTGTGCATCATAAGATGGTAGATTATATTCTGATTTAAACCTCTTATACTTATCGTAAGGTAGCTCGGGTATTTCTTTCTTTATTGACTCAACAGTTTCATCTGATATTACTACTGGTGGTAAATCGGGATCTGGAAAGTACCTATAGTCTTCTGCTTCTTCTTTTGTTCGCATTGTATAGGTTTTCCCGCTTTCAGGATCGAATAATCTTGTTTCCTGTATTATCTTTTCCCCTTTATCTAGTATAGATATTTGCCTTTTGATTTCATATTCGAGAGCTTTTTTTAGGAAGTTAAATGAATTCATATTTTTTATCTCGACTTTGGTTCCGAGTTTATTGCTGCCTTTTGGTCTAATGGAGATATTGGCATCAACTCTTAAAGACCCTTCTTCCATATTTACATCGCTTACGCCTATATACTTCATGGTATTCTTAAGGGTTTGTAAGTAGTGATAAGCTTCATCTACACTAAATATATCTGGGTATGAAACTATTTCTACTAGAGGGGTACCTGCTCTATTCAGATCTACGTAACTCTCATTACCGTTTTCTGCGTGTATTAGTTTGCCTGCATCTTCTTCTAGATGTGCTCTTATTATTCTAACTCTTTTTATACTTCCATCTAAGCTTTCAAATTCGAGGTATCCTTCATAATTTAGTGGCATGTCGTATTGTGAAATTTGATATCCTTTAGGTAGATCTGGGTAGAAGTAGCTTTTTCTGTCGAATTTAGTATATTTTGCGATTTTACAATTGAGTGCAATTCCTACCATGATAGCCTTTTTCAGTGCTTCATAGTTGAGTTTCGGGAGTACTCCTGGATATCCCATGCATATGGGACAGGTATTTGAGTTTGGTTCTGCACCGAATTCTGTGGAGCATGAGCAAAATAATTTTGACTTTGTATTCAATTGTACATGTACTTCTAATCCTATGACTGGTTCGTATTCCATAAAAATCCTCTCAATTTCCCAAATTTTCAATGATTTGAAGTTGTTTTTTCATTTTATTCGTTACTTCAAGTTTTGTTCAAGAGTTCAATGGTGTAGTAATAACTAGATGGTGGATTCTGTGTAATGGAGAAGTTTTACAGAAAAAACTTTGAATCTCTGGACATATACCGATAATTTAATTTGAGGGTATTACTTTATGGTTAACATGCTAAAGGTTAATTTGATTTTTTTTACATTTTTTATGTTCATATCATGTGCGAGTAATGGAGGTATAAAATCTAATTTAAATCAAACTCAACATAAGGTTGGTAAGGTAATGAAGATAAATAGTACACCTAAGGTTGTAAAAGTAAAGGAAGTTTTTATCTTCGATCTTAAGAAAATACAGGTTTCTAAAGGTATTCCAGATGAAATAAAGACGGTGAATGTTGGTATTATAATGATGAAAAAAACTAACGTGACTATTCTTGTCTCGGAATATCATTCTTCCATTGATGGTGCTACGAACTCGATACTCGAGAAAGATGATGTAATTAATTTAGTTTTTAATAATTTTGTTGTATATGATGATGGTAAGGATTCAAATAAAGATTTTGTAGAGGGTGTTAATATTAGAAACTATATGTACAAAGATGATTTTAATTTTGAAAAGTCATATATAGCTAACGTTGTAGTAGATGATGGCAGAGAAGTTTACAAAACTGTTTCAATATATACTGTTGATGAGGAAGCGTTAGAAAGGAATATAGTTTCTGCTTGGGAAGGTATATGCTGGGATAAGTCTATAAACTTAAATATAACTGAGAAGTTTATGAGGCTTATAACATCAAACTATACTCAGATCAAAAAATCTGGTAAGTGGACTAATTAAGGATGTTTGTTATAAGGATAATATCAGTTGGGAAGATACACTATAAGGAATTGATTCAAACTATTTCGAGATTTAAGAACATGATTTCTAGGTTTGCTAGAGTAGAAGAAATAGAAATTGGAGAGTCAAGAAAGAACTACCCTAGAAACCTTGAAGAGGAGGGTACAAAAATACTACACAAAATCAAGGATGAAGATTTTATCGTACTTCTTGACAGAGATGGTAAAGAAATTACATCAGAAGATTTTGCTTACTTAATTAAGCGGAATATGGATATAGGTAGAAATATAACCTTTATAATAGGTGGACATCAAGGTGTAGATGTTTCTGTAAAAACAAGATCAAATTTTACTTTATCTTTTTCGAAAATGACATTTGGCCATAACGTGTTTAGGGTTATGTTATATGAGCAAATATATAGGGCATTTTCGATAATATCTGGTACTCCTTATCATAAATGATTTGCCCATAATGCAAAGTTGTTTTGAGAAATGTTAATAAACTTTAAAGATATTAGAAAGTCGTAATTTCGAGTAATATTCTGAAATTATAGTGTTTTATATTTGTTTTGATGTAAGAATGGGATGATTTATTTTAAAATCACAGAGTATATGTGGGATGATTTGTCTCCTAAACAGTCGAAGACACTTGAGTTTATAATAAGTTATTACAAGAAGAATTCGTACTCTCCTACTTACCAAGAAATTGCTAAAAACCAGAAAATAAATATCAAAAGTGTTTCTCAAAGGTTGGAGCAGCTCAAGAAAAAAGGATATATTGATATAAAGAGAAATATACCCAGAGGAATTGTATTGACTCAAAAAGTAGGGTTGAATGTATGTAAAACTATATCTGTCAATATATATAGGAGAATTGAGAAATATAAAAGGCATTTCAAGCTCAAGGAATTTGAAAGAAGTATAGTTATTTCTTCTGATATGTTTCAGGGCATTCAATCTGAGAGTAAAGAAGATAGAGTTTTTATTTTACGTTTACAAGAAGGATTTCAATTTGATAACTATTTGGATATTGGTATAGATTATGAGGATATGCTTGTAATTTTCAGAAGTAATGAGTTGAATGAAAATGACAAAGTTGTATCGATATATGAAGGTAAACTGATAATTGGTGTTGTATCAAGAGTTGATAAATTTTACACAATACAACTTAAGAAAGGATTTATTCCAATAGGTGGTAGTAATGCTCTTATTGTAGGAAAACTTGTAAGTGTTATAAAGAAAGTTTAGTTAGTTTTGACAAATTTAAACTTTTTTATTATATTTTTATAACAATTTTGGGGGTGTAATATGGCAAAGATAATCTCTTTTGGGGAAAATGCAAGGCAGTCTCTACTAAGAGGTATAGAGAAGTTGGCTAATACTGTTAAGGTTACGCTAGGTCCAAGAGG
This genomic window contains:
- a CDS encoding M23 family metallopeptidase, translating into MNRFSDRIKENLNALLYDFRRWLKIKNSEIQKWGHEKLTIMFVPHSEKRVITIHISNFALLFVSIILSIIVVTSIIAVSNRKMTDQKVIRLEKQNEIKDQYINNFINNANLLKDRFASFRSDVNKIFSLTTLQNVNSEIKYPEKQEEDKTPISSVDDVIYNKPKEIDELYKLRKEIEIYKIQIQKFAKFVENSQNVIKYIPSVWPIKDGSGHITSKFGYRRDPFMNVAKFHSGIDIAHWPGTPVIATADGVVSSAGWSGGYGKVVKISHKYGFVSVYGHLMSIYVSEGQFVRKGQIIGSVGMSGRATGYHLHYEVRIGTELVDPMPYLSIRLFE
- a CDS encoding LytR C-terminal domain-containing protein, producing the protein MIDIYSYRKLKLKKKKVRNWVLLALILVTSFITLALLSSISSNSFQSSYHNIVVSSNTIIVNLTKLDLDSTVWDDISKHINSKDSFVKIIMEGNVVAYYSCTNPEISVLNAKKEQDLAMNVSLHLLRKGFNIKNYGNFPLTLENSYILNRTPNKEVVYAISKILKIKVVSNFVFDENLKDDTSGIIVILGKDFDVKRMEN
- the ilvD gene encoding dihydroxy-acid dehydratase produces the protein MPRLRSSDFDGYHRAPNRSLMRAVGFKDEDFTKPLIGIASTWAEITPCNIHINDLAREAKRGIIENGGAAMIFNTITVADGIAMGTEGMRYSLPSREIIADSVEDVVNAERFDAVIGIGGCDKNMPGLMMAFFRLDLPSIFLYGGTIRPGKYKGVDIDIVSVFEAVGQFNAGKISKEDLIEIEKRALPGPGSCGGMYTANTMAMAIEAMGFSLPNSSSNYAESPEKMRDAYESGKKIVELVDKWLTPSKIVTKKSFENAIAMVQAMGGSTNAVLHLLAMAHTIGVDLNIDDFERIRKRVPHIADLKPSGKYVMEDVYRIGGIAPIMKMLLKEGLLHGDAMTITGKTLAENLEAFPDFNEAQEVVRSLKNPLKPEGPLVILYGSLAPEGAVAKVSDIKDKFFRGPAKVYDSEEECTKALLSDQIKEGDVVVIRYEGPKGGPGMREMLQPTSIIAGKGLIGKVALITDGRFSGGSHGFIIGHVSPEAQVGGPIALVKNGDVISIDLEKREINLEVSKEELDRRRKEWKEPELKYKKGVLYKYAKLVSSASKGAVTDA
- a CDS encoding NAD(P)H-dependent oxidoreductase subunit E, whose translation is METVKSGQQVDKRWKIIEGQLKLHQYRKDSLIEILHKAQEAFGFLTDEVLTYIANALKLPKSYVYGVVTFYHFFKLKPQGKHVIVLCMGTACYVKGANKIVEYMKEKYDTDLGQTTKDNLVSFMSARCVGACGVAPAAIVDGVLEPYFSIEKLESKIQEWKKENNSQSEN
- the guaB gene encoding IMP dehydrogenase, whose product is MDKFYTDEVALTFDDILILPGESNVLPSEVDTSTMLTRNIKLSIPIVSAAMDTVTDSRMAISMAQLGGIGIIHRNLSIEDQVKEVIKVKRFENIMINDPIVVKQDEDISNAIRIMEQNNISGLIVVDGGNKVVGILTRRDVRASEGRGKVSDAMTPRERLVFSYEGISIDEARSIMLKNRVEKLPVVDKEFRIKGLITMKDMEKIQSNDTSSKDGKGRLRVGAAVGTSEQDKDRVYELVKAEVDVIVIDTAHGHTTRVREMLKYIKNKFDVDVIAGNVATYEGAKFLIDSGVDAVKVGIGPGSICTTRVVTGVGVPQIFAIMEASRIAKKENIPVIADGGIKYSGDIAKAIAAGADSVMLGSLLAGTDESPGEMIIYKGRSYKIYRGMGSLGAMMSGSNRYPQGVPGKYVPEGIEGMVPYKGPLKETIYQLIGGLKSSMGYIGAANIKELQTKARFVRITNAGLRESHPHDIIITKEAPNYNTSSLNDNL
- a CDS encoding thiazole synthase, with amino-acid sequence MDQLIIGDITLKNRLIIGTGKFSSYEYIPEIISNTGCEMVTVAVRRARDGTQKPLKDYIPEGVKILVNTSGARNAEEALKIAKIGRELLGSNLIKVEIIPDTKYLMPDNREVIRACEMLANEGFKPFPYMMPDLVSARYMVKAGAVCVMPLGAPIGTNKGLITKYFIEMIKNELDVPVIVDAGIGKPSQAAEAMEIGVDAILINTAIATSKDPVKTAIAFAKAIEAGRIAYLSGLPSEKIFAEPSSPMEEYLTGFLRK
- the thiS gene encoding sulfur carrier protein ThiS, whose translation is MKVTINGQKTEVNLENLKEILEKLGYNIHSYVVVLNGEIVPKSKIPELTIKEGDDIEILTIMGGG
- the gatB gene encoding Asp-tRNA(Asn)/Glu-tRNA(Gln) amidotransferase subunit GatB: MEYEPVIGLEVHVQLNTKSKLFCSCSTEFGAEPNSNTCPICMGYPGVLPKLNYEALKKAIMVGIALNCKIAKYTKFDRKSYFYPDLPKGYQISQYDMPLNYEGYLEFESLDGSIKRVRIIRAHLEEDAGKLIHAENGNESYVDLNRAGTPLVEIVSYPDIFSVDEAYHYLQTLKNTMKYIGVSDVNMEEGSLRVDANISIRPKGSNKLGTKVEIKNMNSFNFLKKALEYEIKRQISILDKGEKIIQETRLFDPESGKTYTMRTKEEAEDYRYFPDPDLPPVVISDETVESIKKEIPELPYDKYKRFKSEYNLPSYDAQLLTEDKSLADYFEKVVKSFKGDPKKVSNWIMSEVMRYLNEEKIEISSFGVKPEHISELLNMVEDNKISIKIAKDIFPEMIKTLKSPSKIVEEKGLIQVSDASEIEKICKEVIQENPLETEKYRSGKTNVLGFLVGQVMKKTQGKANPKLVNEILTKLLSK
- a CDS encoding 23S rRNA (pseudouridine(1915)-N(3))-methyltransferase RlmH encodes the protein MFVIRIISVGKIHYKELIQTISRFKNMISRFARVEEIEIGESRKNYPRNLEEEGTKILHKIKDEDFIVLLDRDGKEITSEDFAYLIKRNMDIGRNITFIIGGHQGVDVSVKTRSNFTLSFSKMTFGHNVFRVMLYEQIYRAFSIISGTPYHK